Proteins encoded together in one Polaribacter reichenbachii window:
- a CDS encoding Smr/MutS family protein, protein MRLEIGNKVAVLDDVLKGIITNIDGENITIKTDDEMVFIFKSYELVKIEKEQHELTKFSDINNPFLKQKMASPKKKKSAFVKDKNEVILEVDLHINQLIKSTRGLDNYDMLNLQLDTAKRKIEYAINKRISKIVFIHGVGEGVLKTELHYLLNKYPVKYYDASYKKYGLGATEVYVYQNAN, encoded by the coding sequence ATGCGTTTAGAAATTGGAAATAAAGTAGCGGTTTTAGATGATGTTTTAAAAGGGATAATCACCAATATTGATGGTGAAAATATTACCATAAAAACAGATGATGAAATGGTTTTTATTTTCAAAAGTTATGAATTGGTTAAGATTGAAAAAGAGCAACACGAACTCACTAAATTCTCTGACATTAATAATCCATTTTTAAAACAAAAAATGGCCTCCCCAAAAAAGAAAAAAAGCGCTTTTGTTAAAGATAAAAACGAAGTGATTTTAGAAGTTGATTTGCACATTAATCAATTAATAAAATCTACAAGAGGTTTAGATAATTACGATATGCTAAACTTACAATTAGATACCGCAAAAAGAAAAATTGAATACGCAATTAATAAAAGAATTTCTAAAATTGTATTTATTCATGGAGTAGGAGAAGGCGTTTTAAAAACAGAACTTCATTATTTGCTGAATAAATATCCTGTAAAATATTACGATGCTTCTTATAAGAAATATGGTTTAGGCGCTACTGAAGTTTATGTATATCAGAATGCGAATTAG
- a CDS encoding SusE domain-containing protein, translating to MKKILNSLFALIIVSIGFTSCEDISDRVILNENVEATTELIVVETTPIVLLEANQDIIALNTNWAEPDYGFNAAPTYKVLVDLATGDFSNAATIDVGDDLEKSFSTLELNSIALGLGAEADMASDLSIKLQGFVGGQLLINSDAKTINVTPYSSILDLSTTWGVVGSAANDWGATPDLPFFTTSESGVLVAYVTLIDGEIKFRENNDWANNYGDTGVDGTLEAGGDNIKVNPGSYKILFNLNDLTYTIEEFTIGIVGSAYNEWGATPDYALTYDPYSDQFRGIVKLEDGEMKFRLNNEWTTAYGAGSAGFLDTSGGNIATTAGRYIVTVNLNDLSYSLDPIENIWGLVGSAYNDWGTTPDAIFTRDWSQPNDDIWVLNNVTLLDGEYKFRANEAWALNYGDTGADGTLDNGGDNIVSVAGTYSFVLDFTDPDNPTYTIN from the coding sequence ATGAAAAAAATATTAAATTCATTATTCGCTCTAATTATTGTATCAATTGGTTTTACCAGTTGCGAAGATATTAGCGATCGAGTAATATTAAATGAAAACGTAGAAGCAACAACAGAACTTATTGTTGTAGAAACTACACCTATTGTACTTTTAGAAGCAAATCAAGATATTATTGCTTTAAATACAAATTGGGCTGAACCAGATTACGGTTTTAATGCTGCACCAACTTATAAAGTTCTTGTAGATTTAGCTACAGGAGATTTTAGTAACGCAGCAACTATAGATGTAGGAGACGATTTAGAAAAGTCTTTTAGCACATTAGAGTTAAACTCTATTGCTTTAGGTTTAGGAGCAGAAGCGGATATGGCTTCAGATTTATCAATTAAATTACAAGGTTTTGTTGGTGGTCAATTATTAATAAATTCTGATGCTAAAACAATTAATGTAACTCCATATTCTAGTATTTTAGATTTATCTACTACTTGGGGTGTTGTTGGTTCTGCTGCAAATGATTGGGGAGCAACTCCAGATTTACCATTCTTTACCACAAGTGAGTCTGGTGTTTTAGTAGCGTATGTTACTTTAATTGATGGAGAAATTAAATTCAGAGAAAACAATGATTGGGCAAACAATTATGGTGATACTGGTGTAGATGGAACTTTAGAAGCAGGTGGAGATAACATTAAAGTAAATCCTGGTTCTTATAAAATTCTTTTCAATTTAAACGACCTTACTTATACTATCGAAGAATTTACAATTGGTATTGTAGGTTCTGCATATAACGAATGGGGAGCAACTCCAGATTATGCATTAACTTATGATCCTTATTCTGATCAATTTAGAGGAATCGTAAAATTAGAAGATGGTGAAATGAAATTTAGACTGAATAATGAATGGACAACTGCTTATGGTGCCGGTTCTGCTGGATTTCTAGACACTTCTGGAGGCAATATTGCTACAACCGCAGGCAGATATATTGTAACTGTAAATTTAAATGATTTATCTTATTCATTAGATCCAATTGAAAATATCTGGGGTCTTGTGGGTTCTGCTTACAATGATTGGGGTACCACTCCTGATGCAATTTTTACAAGAGATTGGTCGCAACCAAATGATGATATTTGGGTTCTAAATAATGTTACTCTTTTAGACGGAGAATACAAATTTAGAGCAAATGAGGCTTGGGCTTTAAACTATGGTGATACTGGTGCAGATGGAACTCTAGATAACGGAGGTGATAATATCGTTTCAGTAGCTGGAACTTACTCTTTTGTTTTAGATTTTACAGATCCAGACAACCCTACTTACACAATAAATTAA
- a CDS encoding alpha-amylase family glycosyl hydrolase, protein MKKITILFLLISSLGFSQITITPNPFDINASITISLDANSAATDCNGLNNPTKVYLHSGVGKTNDAWSTSVIGNWGQDDGVGQMTYNTTNNRWEITFIPKSYYGLTDSEAASITNMGMVFRNAAGNQELKDNGCSDFIFNVGSFQLTLNSPSTTTSILNSGETLAINATASLPANFNLKANGVSIDQKTNLTSYSFSPTVTQNTTFVLEATNNGETKSSTFQAIVKPTLTEADVPTGMKDGINLNSTDNTKATLVFYAPDKDFVHVIGSFNNWEINDAYLLKKDSSSDRFWIELTGLTPQTDYSYQYIINADLRVADPYSTVVLTESNDQYIDDVTYPNLPSYPSGETNHAVTLLRTGDADYVWQNKNFTKPAKTDLVIYELLIRDFDALHSYDAVKARLDYLQDLGINAIEFLPVMEFDGNESWGYNPSFHMALDKYYGTTTAFKQFIDECHRRGIAVIIDVAFNHASGQNPYYRMWNTDNGGYGGQASTDSPFFNPIARHSYSVFNDYNHSKQAVKDYVKRVSQYWIDEYKIDGFRWDLTKGFTQNCTGSDACTNAYQQDRVDVLKEYADYQWEIDPDFYIIFEHLGGNTEETEWVNYRLDEGKGIMVWGNHNHQYNQATMGFGSDADFSWISYKNRGWSVPANVSYMESHDEERLMYKNLQYGNSSGSYSVKNTSTALDREELAGAFYFTVPGPKMIWQFGELGYDISIDQNGRTGNKPILWNYFDNQDRKDVYNTWSKLIQLKLKFDIFEASDFTMDVGNSNGLNKIHLTDDTAQEIQYVTIIGNFGVTTQNIAPAFQKTGVWYDLLNDDQTINVNNVNDVISLAPGEFKVYGNHQAALSTEDLFLEDEVMVYPNPARNSFKLNINTNSVRVYDMNGKKVMDFSGSFSANETFNIQQLNKGIYFLEVKNPDGKAYKKLIIE, encoded by the coding sequence ATGAAAAAAATTACGATTCTATTTTTATTAATCAGTTCTTTAGGATTTAGTCAAATTACCATTACACCAAACCCTTTTGATATCAATGCTTCTATTACAATTAGTTTAGATGCTAATAGTGCAGCTACAGATTGTAATGGATTAAATAATCCTACAAAAGTATATTTACATTCTGGGGTTGGTAAAACAAACGATGCTTGGAGCACAAGTGTTATTGGTAATTGGGGGCAAGATGATGGTGTTGGGCAAATGACTTACAATACGACCAACAATCGTTGGGAAATTACTTTTATACCTAAATCGTATTATGGTTTAACAGATTCTGAGGCTGCATCAATCACCAATATGGGTATGGTTTTTAGAAACGCTGCTGGTAATCAAGAATTAAAAGACAATGGTTGTTCCGATTTTATTTTTAACGTAGGTTCTTTTCAATTAACACTTAATTCTCCATCAACAACAACTTCCATTTTAAATTCTGGTGAAACCTTAGCTATAAATGCAACTGCATCTTTACCTGCAAACTTCAATTTAAAAGCAAATGGTGTATCTATAGATCAAAAAACAAATCTAACTTCTTATAGTTTTTCTCCAACTGTTACCCAAAACACAACTTTTGTTTTAGAAGCTACAAATAACGGAGAAACAAAAAGCTCTACTTTTCAAGCTATTGTAAAACCAACGCTTACAGAAGCTGATGTGCCTACTGGAATGAAAGACGGAATTAACTTAAATTCTACAGACAATACAAAAGCAACTTTAGTATTTTACGCTCCAGATAAAGACTTTGTTCACGTAATTGGTAGTTTTAACAATTGGGAAATCAATGACGCATATCTACTAAAAAAAGATAGTAGTTCAGACCGTTTTTGGATAGAACTTACAGGCTTAACACCACAAACAGATTATTCTTATCAATATATTATTAATGCCGATTTAAGAGTTGCAGACCCATACTCTACTGTGGTTTTAACAGAATCTAATGATCAATATATAGATGATGTTACGTATCCAAATTTGCCAAGTTATCCATCAGGAGAAACAAATCACGCAGTTACTTTATTAAGAACTGGTGATGCTGATTACGTTTGGCAAAACAAAAATTTTACGAAACCTGCAAAAACAGATTTAGTTATTTACGAACTTTTAATTAGAGATTTTGATGCTTTACATAGTTATGATGCTGTAAAAGCTAGATTAGATTATTTACAAGATTTAGGTATCAATGCAATTGAATTTTTACCTGTTATGGAGTTTGATGGTAATGAATCTTGGGGATATAATCCATCTTTTCATATGGCTTTAGACAAGTATTATGGAACCACAACTGCTTTTAAACAGTTTATTGATGAATGCCACAGAAGAGGCATTGCAGTAATTATTGATGTTGCTTTTAATCACGCTTCTGGTCAAAATCCGTATTACAGAATGTGGAACACAGACAATGGTGGTTATGGTGGCCAAGCAAGTACAGATAGCCCATTTTTTAACCCAATTGCAAGACATTCTTACAGCGTTTTTAACGATTACAATCACTCTAAACAAGCTGTAAAAGACTATGTGAAAAGAGTTTCTCAATATTGGATTGATGAATATAAAATTGACGGTTTTAGATGGGATTTAACCAAAGGATTTACTCAAAATTGTACTGGTAGCGATGCTTGTACTAATGCATATCAACAAGACAGAGTTGATGTTTTAAAAGAATATGCAGACTATCAATGGGAAATTGATCCTGATTTTTATATCATTTTTGAACATTTAGGAGGAAATACAGAAGAAACTGAATGGGTAAATTATAGATTAGATGAAGGCAAAGGAATTATGGTTTGGGGTAACCACAATCATCAATACAATCAAGCAACAATGGGCTTTGGTAGCGATGCAGATTTTTCTTGGATTTCTTATAAAAACAGAGGTTGGTCTGTGCCAGCAAATGTAAGTTATATGGAAAGCCATGATGAAGAAAGGTTAATGTACAAAAACTTACAATATGGTAATTCTAGTGGAAGTTACAGCGTTAAAAACACAAGTACAGCTTTAGATAGAGAAGAATTGGCGGGTGCATTTTATTTTACAGTTCCTGGACCAAAAATGATTTGGCAATTTGGCGAATTAGGTTACGATATTTCTATCGATCAAAATGGAAGAACTGGTAATAAACCTATTTTATGGAATTATTTTGATAATCAAGATAGAAAAGATGTTTACAATACTTGGTCTAAATTAATTCAGTTAAAATTAAAGTTTGATATTTTTGAAGCGTCTGATTTTACAATGGATGTAGGTAATTCTAATGGTTTAAATAAAATTCATTTAACTGATGATACTGCTCAAGAAATTCAATATGTTACTATTATTGGTAATTTCGGAGTTACCACTCAAAACATAGCTCCTGCTTTTCAAAAAACCGGAGTTTGGTATGATTTACTAAATGATGATCAAACCATAAATGTGAATAATGTAAATGATGTAATTTCTTTAGCTCCTGGTGAGTTTAAAGTTTACGGAAATCATCAAGCAGCATTATCAACAGAAGATTTATTTTTAGAAGATGAAGTTATGGTATATCCAAATCCTGCAAGAAATTCATTTAAATTAAACATCAATACAAACAGTGTTCGTGTTTATGATATGAATGGTAAAAAAGTGATGGATTTTTCTGGAAGTTTTAGTGCAAATGAAACTTTTAACATTCAACAATTAAATAAAGGTATTTACTTTTTAGAAGTTAAAAACCCTGATGGAAAAGCCTACAAAAAATTAATAATTGAATAA
- a CDS encoding cysteine desulfurase family protein has product MKAIYLDNAATTKIDDEVLELMHNSMQEFFGNPSSTHQFGRKAKSAVETARKNIAKHFNVTASEIVFTAGGTEADNLILKNAVLNLDVQQIITAKTEHHAVLHTCEFLEKTQNIQLDFVNVDEFGCVDLIHLEELLSDSDHKTLVSLMHINNEIGRILPADEICRICKKYDALFHSDTVQAIGHYHLDLQKTPIDFIVASAHKFHGPKGVGFAYFRKGFGILPMLHGGDQERGARSSTENVHSILGMDKALTIAYNNLEKDKNYIESLKVYFISELKNISDDIQFNGCSSDLGQSSYTILNVRFPVNNAMLLFSLDMAGIAVSGGSACQSGSSLGSHVLAEILNEKDADNTSVRFSFSKYTTKEEINETVKKIKELL; this is encoded by the coding sequence ATGAAAGCTATTTATTTAGACAATGCAGCCACCACAAAAATTGATGATGAGGTTTTAGAATTAATGCATAATTCTATGCAAGAATTTTTCGGGAATCCGTCTTCTACGCATCAATTTGGTAGAAAAGCAAAATCTGCTGTAGAAACAGCCAGAAAAAATATTGCCAAACATTTTAATGTAACTGCTAGCGAAATTGTGTTTACAGCTGGTGGTACAGAAGCCGATAATTTAATTTTAAAAAATGCTGTTTTAAATTTAGATGTTCAACAGATTATTACCGCTAAAACAGAACATCACGCAGTTTTACATACCTGCGAGTTTTTAGAAAAAACACAAAATATACAATTAGATTTTGTAAATGTTGACGAGTTTGGATGTGTAGATTTAATTCATTTAGAAGAATTATTATCAGATTCAGATCATAAAACACTAGTGAGTTTAATGCATATAAATAATGAAATTGGTAGGATTTTACCTGCAGATGAAATTTGTAGAATTTGTAAAAAATATGATGCTTTATTTCATTCAGATACTGTGCAAGCTATTGGCCATTATCATTTAGATTTACAAAAAACTCCAATCGATTTTATTGTGGCAAGTGCTCATAAATTTCACGGACCAAAAGGTGTTGGATTTGCTTATTTTAGAAAGGGATTTGGTATTTTACCAATGTTACATGGAGGAGATCAAGAAAGAGGAGCAAGGTCTAGTACAGAAAATGTGCACAGTATTTTAGGTATGGATAAAGCTTTAACAATTGCTTATAATAATTTAGAAAAAGATAAAAATTATATAGAAAGTTTAAAAGTTTATTTTATTTCTGAACTAAAAAATATTTCTGATGACATTCAATTTAATGGATGTTCTTCAGATTTAGGTCAAAGCAGTTATACGATTTTAAATGTACGTTTTCCTGTTAATAATGCTATGCTTTTGTTTAGTTTAGATATGGCAGGAATTGCAGTTTCTGGAGGTTCTGCTTGCCAAAGTGGAAGTAGTTTAGGTTCTCATGTGCTTGCTGAAATCTTGAACGAAAAAGATGCGGATAATACCTCTGTACGTTTTTCTTTTTCTAAATATACTACCAAAGAAGAAATTAATGAAACCGTAAAAAAAATAAAAGAGTTGCTTTAA
- a CDS encoding type IX secretion system membrane protein PorP/SprF: protein MTQETKVILNISTKFKISLVLLVACLLSIKMQSQQVPHYTQYLYNMQIINPAFVGYRAELSASILTRQQWVGVEGAPKTNTFSLNARTRKGLGFGLTVVNDKIGLSETTNLNLDASYTLITSRYSRIALGLKGGFTFFNNNLFDGITPDSDVYASTSGNFSNVGFGALFYNRKFYIGLSVPYLLETPQFYIEDNYNKGSLATNPNYFLSSGVLFKLSENVMFRPSTMVRYTKNLPVSVDINTNFLYKDMVEGGLSYRHKSSVSALFSVILNKKFRIGYAYDHRFSTLGGNLSSHEIMFHIDLNFKRNTRWLIHNLCYF from the coding sequence ATGACTCAGGAAACTAAAGTTATCTTAAATATTAGTACTAAGTTTAAAATAAGCTTAGTACTTCTAGTTGCTTGCCTTTTAAGTATAAAAATGCAAAGCCAGCAAGTACCACATTACACGCAATATTTGTATAATATGCAAATAATTAACCCAGCATTTGTGGGGTATAGAGCAGAGTTAAGCGCATCAATTCTAACTCGTCAACAATGGGTTGGAGTAGAAGGTGCACCAAAAACAAATACATTTTCTTTAAATGCAAGAACAAGAAAAGGCTTAGGTTTTGGTTTAACAGTTGTAAACGATAAAATTGGTTTATCAGAAACAACAAATTTAAATTTAGATGCATCTTATACATTAATAACTTCTAGATATAGTAGAATTGCCTTGGGTTTAAAAGGAGGTTTTACCTTTTTTAATAATAATTTATTTGATGGTATAACTCCAGATAGCGATGTTTACGCATCTACTTCTGGTAATTTTTCGAATGTAGGTTTTGGGGCTTTATTTTACAATAGAAAGTTTTATATTGGTTTATCTGTGCCTTATTTATTAGAAACCCCGCAATTTTATATAGAAGATAATTATAATAAAGGTAGCTTGGCAACCAACCCAAATTATTTTTTATCTAGTGGAGTTTTGTTTAAACTATCAGAAAATGTAATGTTTAGACCATCAACAATGGTTAGATACACAAAAAACTTACCAGTATCTGTAGATATAAATACAAATTTCTTGTATAAAGATATGGTAGAAGGTGGTTTGTCTTATCGTCATAAAAGTTCTGTAAGTGCTTTATTCAGTGTAATTTTAAATAAGAAATTTAGAATTGGTTATGCTTACGATCATCGATTTTCTACATTGGGTGGTAATTTAAGTTCTCACGAAATTATGTTTCACATCGATCTTAATTTTAAAAGAAATACAAGATGGTTAATTCATAACCTTTGTTATTTTTAA